The genomic region GACCTGCAGGACGACGGCATCTACTTCCGCATTACCGCCCTGCCGTTCTGACCGCCGGAACAGGACCCATCCCGTCCGGCAGCGTAACCTGACCAAGCCGGATCAGGTAAAAGCACGTCGAATTTTGATAATTATCATTTGCACTCCACGCAATATAATTCACTTGCCTTTTATTTTACAAATTATATGGTCGCTTATCATTGATTATAAATTAATAAGGACAGCAAAATGACAGGAATTTTTCTAGATGATATTTCAACTCCTGACGCCTTTGCTCATCAATTTGTTTCCTTGGAAGCCGGACCGAATTTCATCGATGCTTTCGGAACACCACAAGCCGGCGGGGCCTTCCCGCCGCTGTCGCCCGGGCGGCATGGCACCCCGCGCTCCGGCCCGTCATCGGATTGGCCCGGGAACCACCCGCCGCAATCCCGCGCGAAGGACACCAGCCGGCCGGTGCTGGTTGCCAGCTCCCCCGCGAACGGCGCCCACACGGTCGCCCCCGGCGCCAACATCGTCCTGACCTTCAGCGAAGCGGTCCAGGCCGGACGAGGCAACATCATCATCCGCGGTGCCAAGGGCACCCCCTTGCGGACCATCCCGGTGACCGACGCCACGCAGGTCACCATCTCGGGCAACAAGGTCACGATCAATCCGGCCACGGACCTGCCCGCCGGCACCGGGTACCGCGTCAGCATGGCGGGCGGAGTCATCAGCGACCTGTCCGGCAATCCGTTCGCCGGCCTCCCGCAGGACAGGCTGTGCTTTCGCACCGCCCCCCGGCCGGCAGCAGACCACGGCTTCTCCATCACGCTTGTCTATTCCGGCAACCCGATCTACCGGCCCGCCTTCGAGGCAGCCGCCGCCCGATGGTCCCAGGTCATCACCAGGGATCTGCCGGATGTGGCGCAGTCCCGATGGGGCTGCATCGATGACCTGCGGATCGATGCCCGCGTCATGACAATGGACGGTGACGGGGGCCTCATCGGCAAGGCCACTCCCGACGCGTTCCGCAACGGCCGCCACGGGCTGCCGTATCATGGCACCATGGAATTCGATGCCGCGGATGTCGCCAATTTCTACGCCACCGGCCAGTTGCCCAAGGTCATCCTGCACGAGATGGGCCACGTGCTCGGACTGGGAACGCTGTGGTCCGATTTCGGCATGGTGTCCGGCAACGCCTACACGGGCGCACATGCCCTCGCACAATACCGGCTCCTGGCCCACGACCCGGCCCTGGCCTCCGTCCCGCTGGAAACCAATGGCGGCATCGGCACCGCCGGCGGGCATTGGGCGGAAACCACCTTCGGCAGCGAACTGCTGACCGGCTGGGCCACCGGTGGTCTCGAACTCAGCCGCATCACGGTCGGCAGCCTCGCCGATCTCGGCTACGGCGTGAACTATGCCGGGGCCGATCCCTACGTCCTGCCCGTGGCCCCCGACGGGATCACATAGGCCAGGATCGCACGGGCGGAGAGGCAACCGTCGCCGGCCGTGGCGATCAGAACGCCTCGGGCACGTAATGGCAGGGATAATCCAGCTCGGCATATTCCCCCCGCTTCTGCCGCTTCGGCAACGTCACCCGATCCTGCGGCAGGTCCTCGCAGAGGATCTGACGGAGCAGATGACTGATGATGTTCAGCCGGGCGCGCGAATAGTCGCATCACTAATGGAACGCCTCCAGGTCCATCGGCGAGAGCTTCCATAACTTGCGCCCGTCGTCGATCTATGCCTGCAATCGTCGTTCCTGCTCTTCCTGGCTGATCTCGAGCCAGTCTTTGACCAGGCTCACGCCGGACTGGAGCATGCCCGGCTCGATCTCGGCGATCCCCCGGAACACCCGCGGCGAGACACGCTCGGTGAGCGCCTTGATGGCACCGCCCTTGCCGGCGCCGTCACAGCCCTCGAAGAGAATGATCGCCCGCCCCCCTGTGGACCACCCAGCGCTGCAGCTTCACCAGTTCGACGTGAAGCGGGCGCAGGGCGGCCTCGTAATCCTTGCGGCTCATGCGCAGCGCCGGCCCCTCGCCGGCCGGCGCCTCCGCCGGCACGTCCAGTGTGCGCCGGGACGGTTGCTCGGGGGATTTCCGCGGGTTGGCCATGGCCACCTCCTGCACGAGCGGGAAACCGGGGCCGGGAATTGTTGCATCCAAAGTGCGCCTTTTGCCACCCCCGCCGCCTCTCTCCCTGGTTGGCAAGCGTTTCCGTCGCGCGCGCCGGCAAGGGCTGGGCTAAGATGGCAGATAATAAATCTGCAACAGGGACTGGCGCCGTCATGAAGCCTCTGGTCACCATCGAGCGGCACGGCGATGCGGCCGTGATCGTGATCGATAACCCGCCGGTCAACGCGCTGTCCGACCCGCTCCGCCGCGCCCTGCTGGCGGCCGTGCAGGAAGTGGTGGCCGACCCGGTGCTGCGCGCCGCCGTGATCGCCTGCGCCGGCCGGACCTTCATCGCCGGCGCCGACATCCGCGAGTTCGATTCCCCGCCCCCCGAGGTCTTCACCGGCACGATCAACGCCGCCATCGAGGCCTCGCCCAAGCCCTTCGTGGCGGCAATCCATGGCACGGCGCTCGGCGGCGGGTTCGAACTCGCCCTGGCCTGCCATGCCCGCATCATGGCCCCGGACGCCTATGTCGGCCTGCCGGAAACCCGGGTCGGGCTGATCCCCGGCGCGGGCGGCACCCAGCGCACGCCGCGACTCGCCGGGGCGGGGGTGGCGCTCGACCTGATCACCTCGGGCCGGCACGTGCCGGCCGACGAGGCGCTCCGGCTCGGCCTGGTGGACGAGATCGCGACCGATGTCCGGCGGGTGGCGATGGAACGCGCCCGGGCGCTCGTCGCGAGCGGGCAGTTGCCGCGGGCACGCGACCGGGCGGTGCCGGACATCACCTCGTCGGAGGCACGGGCGGCCTTCGCGGCGGCGGCGACGGCGGTGTGCAAGCGCAGCCGTGGCGCCACCGCCCCGGTCCGCGCCGCCGAGGCCGTGGGCTGGGCGCTCGACCTGCCCATCGACGTGGCGCTGGAACGCGAGCGCGTCACCTCGCTGGAGTTGCGCACCGGGCCGCAGTCGCGGGCGCTGCGCTACCTGTTCCATGCCGAACGCCAGGCGGCCCGCCTGCCGGCACGCGACGGACAGGACGTGCGAAGCTGGCCGGTGCAGCGCTGTGGCGTGGTCGGCGGCGGCGCCATGGGCACGGGCATCGCCATCTGCTTCGCCGATGCCGGGCTGGACGTGACCCTGGTCGAGGTCTCGGCCGAGGCGGCCCGCGCCGCCGAGAGCCGGATCAGCCTGACCTACGAGCGCCAGACCAAGGGCGGGCGGCTGAGCGAGGAGGCGCTGGAAGCGCGGATGGACCGGATCCACTTCGCCACCGGGCTCGACGCGCTGGCCGACGCCGCGCTGGTGGTGGAGGCGGTGGTCGAGGACCTGCCGACCAAGATCGAGGTGTTCCGCCGGCTGTCGGCGATCGTGCGGCGTGACTGCGTGCTCGCCTCCAACACGTCCTACCTGGACATCAACGTGCTGGCCGGCGTGGTGGACGCGCCGGAACGCGTGCTGGGCCTGCACTTCTTCAACCCGGCGCATGTCATGAAGCTGCTGGAGATCGTGCGCGGCGGGCGCACCGTCCCGGAAGCCCTGGCCACGGGCGTGGCGCTGGCGCGCCGGCTCGGCAAGGTCCCGGTGATCGCCGGCGTGTGCGAGGGCTTCATCGGCAACCGCCTCCTCGCGCGCTGGCGGCAGCAATGCGACTACCTGCTGGAGGAAGGCGCCTATCCGCAGGACGTGGACGCGGCGCTGGAGGCCCACGGCTTCGCCATGGGCCCCTACGCGGTGGCCGACCTGGCCGGGCTCGACATCGGCTGGGCAACCCGCAAGCGGCTGGCGCCCAAGCGCGACCCGCGGGCGCGCTGCGTTCCCATCGCCGACTGGATCTGCGAGCTTGGCCGGTTCGGCCAGAAGACCGGCGCCGGTTTCTACCTGCATGCCAATGGCCGGCGCGAGATCGACCCGGTGGTGACCGGGCTGGTCGAGCGCGCCTCGGCCGAACGCGGCCTCACCCGCCATCCGGTGGCGGCGGACGAGATCATCAGCCGGGTGCACGCGGCCATGGTGAACGAGGCCGCCCGCATCCTCGCCGAGGGGATCGCCCAGCGCCCCTCGGACATCGATGTCGTGCTGGTGCATGGCTATGGCTATCCCGCCTGGCGTGGCGGGCCGATGCACGAGGCCGACGGCATCGGCCTGCCCGAGATGCTGCGCCGCATCGAGTCGATGCACGACCGTGACGGGATCGGCTGGGAACCGGCACCACTGCTGCGCGAGATGGTGGCTGCCGGCAAGAGGTTCGCCGACCTGAACGTGTGAGGCGGCGTTGCTGCGGTTGACGGAGGCGCGGGACCAGATCGCCCGGCGGTGTGGTTGACGCGCTCCGCCGGCCAGTTAATGCTGCCTTCGCGATGACAGATGCTGTTGCGCCGCAGCACGACCTTCCGGCCTGGATCTCCCTGCCATGATCCCGGCCGGAAAAATCTTTCCCGAACATATTGCAGCATCGGGCAAGACGAAATTGCCCTGCGCCCCCGGCATGCCTTTCGGCATGACAATGTATCCAAATGTTTAAATATCCCGCATCCAATGCTCGCGAAACCCGAAACGGACCTTACTGTCACGTATTCGTGAATTTTTCCTGGCACAACGATCCCGCTTCCGGCTAAGGGAGCGCAAAGCGCGGGGAGGCCCGCAAGGAACACCGACATGCACGGCGTTGCTGCGATCCAGGCTGACGGTCTTCGTCCCAGGGAATCGACGGCCCTGACGGGATTGCTGGACTTCCTGGATCCCGGCCTGTCAGGACCATCACCCGCCGCGGCGCGCCCCGGAAACACCTGCTGCGAGCGGCGCTTCACCGCCGGCGAATGCGTGTTCCATGACGGCGCCCCGGCAAGGCTGGGCTTCCGCCTGCTGTCCGGGATGGTGCGGCTGTTCAAGCTGCTGCCGGACGGGCGGCGCCAGATCACCGGCTTCGCCGATCCGGGCGCCTATATCGGCTTTTCCGCCGGCACTTCCTACGCCACCGATGCCGAGGCCGTGGACGATGTCCTGGTGCAGCAGTTTCGCCTGGCATCCTCCGGCGACATCCTCGCCCGCTGCCCGGATCTGGAACCGGCCCTGCTGGAATGCATGTCCTCGGAACTGCTCGCGGCGCAGCAGCATATCCTGCTGCTCGGCCGCAAGACCTCACGCGAGCGGCTGGCGACCTTCCTGATCTGGCGGGCCGGCAAGGACGACATGATCCGCCTGCCGATGAGCCGCCTCGACATCGCCGACTATCTCGGCATGACCATCGAGACCACCAGCCGCACCTTCAGCATGTTCCGGCGCGAGGACCTGATCGAGCTGGCCGGGGCGAACGTGGTGAAGCTGCTCGACCGCGAGCGCCTCGCCGACATCGCCGAATGCGAATCCTGATGCCGTGGCTGCGGCGGGCCGTTCCGCCGCAGCCACGGACAGGACGGGTCCGCTAAACCAGCCCGGCGGCGACCGCGAGGCCGAACAGCCCGGCCACGCCGCCGATGGCGCCGGCGCTCCAGGCCAGCGGCATCACCCGCGTGACCACCGAGACCGAGGCCAGCACGATCGCGATCTGCAGCGCCCCGACCACCAGCTCGAACAGATGGTAGCGGTGGAAGGCAACCTCGCGCTGATGCTCCTCGGCCTTTGCCTTCTCGGCGATCTGCTTGCTGCCGTCACCGGCCACCGGATCATCCCGCAGCCGCGCCGCCTCCGTGCGCGCCGCCTCGGCCCGCTTGTGCACGGTGTCATCGGCATTGGGCAGGCTGTCCATGACCTCGGCGGCCGCGCGCTGGACCGTGGCGCGGATGTTCTTGGCCTGGAAGAACGCCCAGTTGTCGGCGGCCTGGATGTGATGCGTCAGATAGGCATTCTGCGAGCCCTTCTCGCCCATCTCGGCGATCGCCAGCATGGCCGCGAGCACCGCGATCAGCACGGCCACGCGGCGGGCGCCGCTGTCGCCATGGGCATGCCCGCCGCCATGGGCATGCTCGATGCCGTCCTTCGCCAATTCCGTCGAGTCCATCATTCCTCCTTCGCGCCGTTTCCGCTGACCGCCGGCGCGATGTAGCGCAATCGCGGCATCGGGCGAAAGCAACGAGGCGACCAGTCCGGCATCGTCG from Rhodovastum atsumiense harbors:
- a CDS encoding polyphosphate kinase 2 family protein, whose protein sequence is MILFEGCDGAGKGGAIKALTERVSPRVFRGIAEIEPGMLQSGVSLVKDWLEISQEEQERRLQA
- a CDS encoding helix-turn-helix domain-containing protein; its protein translation is MHGVAAIQADGLRPRESTALTGLLDFLDPGLSGPSPAAARPGNTCCERRFTAGECVFHDGAPARLGFRLLSGMVRLFKLLPDGRRQITGFADPGAYIGFSAGTSYATDAEAVDDVLVQQFRLASSGDILARCPDLEPALLECMSSELLAAQQHILLLGRKTSRERLATFLIWRAGKDDMIRLPMSRLDIADYLGMTIETTSRTFSMFRREDLIELAGANVVKLLDRERLADIAECES
- a CDS encoding Ig-like domain-containing protein: MTGIFLDDISTPDAFAHQFVSLEAGPNFIDAFGTPQAGGAFPPLSPGRHGTPRSGPSSDWPGNHPPQSRAKDTSRPVLVASSPANGAHTVAPGANIVLTFSEAVQAGRGNIIIRGAKGTPLRTIPVTDATQVTISGNKVTINPATDLPAGTGYRVSMAGGVISDLSGNPFAGLPQDRLCFRTAPRPAADHGFSITLVYSGNPIYRPAFEAAAARWSQVITRDLPDVAQSRWGCIDDLRIDARVMTMDGDGGLIGKATPDAFRNGRHGLPYHGTMEFDAADVANFYATGQLPKVILHEMGHVLGLGTLWSDFGMVSGNAYTGAHALAQYRLLAHDPALASVPLETNGGIGTAGGHWAETTFGSELLTGWATGGLELSRITVGSLADLGYGVNYAGADPYVLPVAPDGIT
- a CDS encoding 3-hydroxyacyl-CoA dehydrogenase NAD-binding domain-containing protein, with the translated sequence MKPLVTIERHGDAAVIVIDNPPVNALSDPLRRALLAAVQEVVADPVLRAAVIACAGRTFIAGADIREFDSPPPEVFTGTINAAIEASPKPFVAAIHGTALGGGFELALACHARIMAPDAYVGLPETRVGLIPGAGGTQRTPRLAGAGVALDLITSGRHVPADEALRLGLVDEIATDVRRVAMERARALVASGQLPRARDRAVPDITSSEARAAFAAAATAVCKRSRGATAPVRAAEAVGWALDLPIDVALERERVTSLELRTGPQSRALRYLFHAERQAARLPARDGQDVRSWPVQRCGVVGGGAMGTGIAICFADAGLDVTLVEVSAEAARAAESRISLTYERQTKGGRLSEEALEARMDRIHFATGLDALADAALVVEAVVEDLPTKIEVFRRLSAIVRRDCVLASNTSYLDINVLAGVVDAPERVLGLHFFNPAHVMKLLEIVRGGRTVPEALATGVALARRLGKVPVIAGVCEGFIGNRLLARWRQQCDYLLEEGAYPQDVDAALEAHGFAMGPYAVADLAGLDIGWATRKRLAPKRDPRARCVPIADWICELGRFGQKTGAGFYLHANGRREIDPVVTGLVERASAERGLTRHPVAADEIISRVHAAMVNEAARILAEGIAQRPSDIDVVLVHGYGYPAWRGGPMHEADGIGLPEMLRRIESMHDRDGIGWEPAPLLREMVAAGKRFADLNV
- a CDS encoding DUF4337 domain-containing protein, which translates into the protein MDSTELAKDGIEHAHGGGHAHGDSGARRVAVLIAVLAAMLAIAEMGEKGSQNAYLTHHIQAADNWAFFQAKNIRATVQRAAAEVMDSLPNADDTVHKRAEAARTEAARLRDDPVAGDGSKQIAEKAKAEEHQREVAFHRYHLFELVVGALQIAIVLASVSVVTRVMPLAWSAGAIGGVAGLFGLAVAAGLV